Proteins from a genomic interval of Cryptococcus neoformans var. grubii H99 chromosome 8, complete sequence:
- a CDS encoding malate dehydrogenase, NAD-dependent produces the protein MVKAVVCGAAGGIGQPLSLLLKLNPLITELSLYDVVNAPGVAADLSHIATPAQVAGFLPPDNGAEKALKGADIVVIPAGVPRKPGMTRDDLFNINAGICATLAQSIANACPEAFILVISNPVNSTVPVFAETLKKAGVFNPKKLFGVSHLDVVRASTFVASVVGKPKDAAKYSVPVVGGHSGATILPLLSQAKPAIAEVLSDKEKRDALVHRIQFGGDEVVKAKDGAGSATLSMAQAGAEFAEFVLQAAYGSQKGKVVQSYVFLGADAGGNEIKKEIGADLDYFSVNVELGPNGIEKILPIGKIDDNEQTLLAAAVKELGPSIEKGVTFQPPPPKL, from the exons ATGGTCAAGGCTGTCGTTTGCGGTGCTGCCG GTGGTATCGGTCAacccctctccctcttgctcaagctcaatCCTCTCATCACTGAGCTCAGTCTCTACGACGTTGTCAACGCGCCTGGT GTGGCTGCCGATTTGTCACACATCGCTACCCCCGCCCAGGTCGCCGGGTTCCTTCCTCCCGACAATGGAGCCGAGAAGGCCCTCAAAGGCGCTGATATCGTTGTTATCCCTGCTGGTGTTCCAAGGAAGCCGGGTATGACCAGGGACGACCTTTTC AAC ATCAACGCTGGCATCTGTGCGACCCTTGCCCAGTCTATCGCCAATGCGTGCCCCGAGGCCTTTATTCTTGTCATTTCCAACCCTGTCAACTCCACCGTTCCCGTCTTCGCAGAGACACTCAAAAAGGCTGGTGTTTTCAACCCAAAGAA GCTCTTCGGTGTGAGCCACCTGGATGTTGTTCGGGCTTCCACCTTCGTCGCCTCTGTCGTGGGCAAGCCTAAAGATGCTGCAAAGTATTCCGTGCCTGTCGTTGGAGGCCACTCTGGTGCTACCATTTTGCCCCTGTTATCTCAGGCTAAGCCCGCTATC GCTGAAGTTCTAAGTGATAAGGAGAAGCGAGATGCACTTGTCCACCGAATCCAATTCGGAGGTGACGAGGTTGTCAAGGCAAAAG ACGGTGCCGGCTCTGCCACCCTTTCTATGGCCCAAG CGGGCGCCGAGTTCGCCGAGTTCGTATTGCAGGCCGCGTACGGAAGCCAGAAGGGCAAGGTCGTGCAGTCCTACGTTTTCTTGGGTGCCGACGCCGGTGGTAACgagatcaagaaggagatcgGCGCCGACCTCGATTACTTTTCCGTCAACGTGGAGCTTGGC CCCAACGGTATTGAGAAGATCTTGCCGATCGGTAAGATTGACGACAACGAGCAAACTCTTCTTGCTGCCGCTGTGAAGGAACTCGGCCCAAGCATTGAAAAG GGCGTTACCTTCCAgccccctcctcccaagCTCTAA
- a CDS encoding aldehyde dehydrogenase, translated as MLLSPPIDLSAMLVKSCPRISPLFTGMRYYSQIRQVPLWIGGKQVTSTSRGTTIHKHPRTGQKSCEVVIAGELETREAIRHSREAYKSWGMVSGWERRSVLQNALRLLKERSANTASLLRADADFSDLLVHSDIDSSINLLDGSAETAISIEGYMPQTIDGSLAMVMKEPHGPVFSIPAFNFPLTLAMRSIVYPLACGNTVVMKASPLVPQLSTFIAALFNDAGLPPGVLQILSFSEDEVGKRVEQLIAHDDIRFVNFTGSISLGKQLASLCGQYLKPSVMELGGKAPAIVLPSANLQLAANHILFGAFLNSGQVCMSMERVIVHEEIAEEFEQVLKSEAIKAGWVGGMELVRSGAGERARNMVDQAVKMGARVIYSAGADSSATSLSSESAFPPTILADVHHDADLFQVESFAPILTIQSGSDLPSIIAMTNSHETGLSASVFCQDLALALKVARSLQSGAVHINGMSVHDQHGLPHGGTKNSGWSRFNGKGAIESFTQTKVIRINGTNPSLPLSALYRGLPENDYSNL; from the exons ATGCTCCTTTCCCCTCCAATAGATCTAAGCGCAATGCTCGTCAAATCCTGTCCCCGTATATCACCTTTATTCACTGGTATGCGCTACTACTCCCAGATCAGACAGGTTCCACTTTGGATTGGAGGAAAGCAAGTAACATCAACCAGCCGCGGAACAACCATTCACAAGCACCCGAGAACAGGACAGAAAAGCTGCGAGGTGGTTATTGCCGGTGAACTGGAAAC GAGAGAAGCGATTCGTCACAGTCGCGAAGCTTATAAATCATGGGGTATGGTCTCCGGTTGGGAAAGACGGTCCGTATTACAAAAT GCCTTACGATTGCTGAAGGAGCGATCCGCAAATACTGCGAGCCTACTTCGTGCAGATGCCGACTTTTCAGACCTTCTTGTTCACAGTGATATAGACTCTTCTATAAACTTATTGGACGGTTCTGCTGAAAC AGCAATATCTATTGAA GGATATATGCCACAGACTATAGATGGCAGCTTGGCCatggtgatgaaggaaCCACACGGGCCGGTTTTCAGCATACCGGCGTTCAATTTCCCACTCACGCTGGCAATGCGTAGCATAG TCTATCCCCTCGCTTGCGGTAACACTGTGGTCATGAAGG CATCACCACTTGTACCCCAGCTTTCAACCTTCATTGCTGCGCTATTCAATGATGCAGGACTCCCTCCCGGCGTGCTTCAAATATTGAGCTTCTCCGAAGATGAAGTAGGCAAAAGAGTTGAGCAGCTTATTGCTCACGATGACATACGT TTTGTCAATTTCACCGGTTCAATTAGTTTAGGCAAACAGCTAGCAAGCCTTTGTGGACAGTATCTTAA GCCTTCAGTCATGGAGCTGGGGGGTAAGGCCCCAGCCATTGTTTTACCCTCAGCTAATTTGCAGCTGGCCGCCAATCAC ATTTTGTTTGGGGCATTTCTTAACTCGGGACAAGTTTGCATGTCAATGGAAAGAGTCATCGTCCATGAAGAAATTGCTGAAGAATTCGAGCAAGTCCTCAAATCAGAGGCCATCAAGGCAGGTTGGGTTGGGGGCATGGAATTGGTTAGATCGGGAGCAGGAGAAAGAGCGAGAAATATGGTTGACCAAGCTGTGAAGATG GGAGCCAGAGTGATTTACAGCGCAGGAGCGGACAGCTCAGCCACGTCGCTTTCGTCGGAATCTGCATTCCCACCAACGATTCTAGCTGATGTTCACCACGATGCGGATCTCTTTCAGGTCGAGTCATTTGCCCCCATTTTGACGATCCAGTCGGGGTCTGATTTACCTTCAATAATTGCCATGACGAATTCTCACGAAACAGGCCTTTCTGCGTCTGTTTTTTGTCAAGACCTCGCTCTGGCTCTCAAAGTGGCACGGAGTCTACAGTCCGGGGCCGTCCATATTAATGGCATGAGCGTCCATGATCAACACGGACTGCCTCATGGAGGCACGAAGAACAGCGGATGGAGCAGATTCAATGGCAAAGGCGCCATTGAAAGTTTTACTCAGACCAAAGTTATTCGAATTAATGGAACGAATCCCTCATTGCCTTTGTCAGCGCTCTACCGTGGCTTACCAGAGAATGATTATAGTAACCTTTAG
- a CDS encoding splicing factor 3B subunit 2, which yields MPTPSTTTNGTGPHTTVTAPIKSSAAKSRGALKRLKAKARGGGGGGKGSSRMSETPTDTESEAESTTSTVDLSTLEIDPSDPRFTVFSNIFAHFQGGEGAEIPEQFTGPAKGEVYYSDEEDDDQEAKENAVKRAQEQEGLTRRQRRQAAKLTVAELKQLVDRPEVVDWYDCDARDPRLLVNLKSHRNTVPVPSHWNAKRDYLAGKRGIEKPPYLLPSWIAETGIGEQRDAVKAKEAEQSLRQKTRERVQPKMGKIDIDYQKLHDAFFKYQGKPSMSKFGEAYYEGKELETDLRTKKPGELSQELIEALSIPPLAPPPWLIAMQRFGPPPSYPNLRIRGLNAPIPPGAQWGFHPGGWGKPPMDDFNRPLYGDVFGVLQGAEIAHQNEVDRSLWGEIEHVEEESEEESEEEEEEEEEEEAEKPAANVPADGLETPSGLATPSGYHSVVSTVPGGLETPDFMDLRKNTKAQAEDVPSGPKELYQVIPERETTSRGLMGSSTAYDIGAVGKGSGLAVLGGEDSGRKRKAGDVDISVDTDEELTQEQLRAKYEASRAQQNRVYVPGADADRSGFEDVMSGEMKKRARKDDKRGKEKAEKFKF from the exons ATGCCGACACCGTCTACAACGACAAATGGGACAGGGCCTCATACAACTGTGACTGCGCCTATCAAATCATCTGCGGCTAAGTCAAGGGGCGCTCTCAAGCGCCTGAAGGCGAAAGCGAGggggggtggagggggcggAAAAGGAAGCAGCCGAATGAGCGAGACTCCAACTGACACAGAAAGTGAAGCTGAG TCAACGACATCGACTGTAGATCTGTCTACATTGGAGATTGATCCGTCGGATCCACGCTTCACAGTGTTCTCCAACATATTTGCTCATTttcaaggaggagaaggggcCGAAATTCCCGAGCAATTCACGGGACCAGCCAAGGGAGAGGTTTATTATTCagacgaagaggacgatgacCAAGAGGCCAAGGAAAATGCAGTGAAGAGGGCCCAGGAGCAAGAGGGATTGACCCGAAGGCAGCGAAGACAAGCCGCT AAATTGACGGTGGCCGAGCTTAAGCAACTTGTCGATAGGCCAGAGGTTGTAGATTGGTATGATTGCGATGCGCGAGACCCCCGGCTTTTGGTCAACCTCAAATCTCACCGCAA TACTGTGCCGGTTCCAAGCCACTGGAACGCTAAGAGAGACTATCTGGCTGGCAAAAGGGGTATCGAAAAGCCGCCGTATCTTCTTCCGT CCTGGATCGCGGAGACGGGCATTGGGGAGCAGCGCGATGCGGTAAAGGCTAAAGAGGCGGAGCAGAGTCTTCGGCAAAAGACGCGAGAGCGTGTTCAACCAAAAATGGGAAAGATTGATATCGATTACCAAAAATTGCATGACGCCTTTTTCAAATACCAGGGCAAACCTAGCATGAGTAAATTCGGAGAAGC CTACTATGAAGGCAAGGAGCTTGAGACTGACCTGCGAACCAAGAAGCCTGGAGAATTATCCCAAGAGCTTATAGAAGCATTGTCAATCCCCCCTCTGgctcctccaccttggCTCATCGCCATGCAGCGATTTGGTCCTCCGCCTAGCTATCCTAACCTTCGTATTCGAGGTCTCAATGCGCCTATTCCACCGGG TGCTCAATGGGGTTTCCATCCaggtggatggggaaaaCCTCCCATGGACGATTTCAATCGACCTCTTTACGGCGACGTCTTTGGCGTGCTGCAGGGTGCTGAAATAGCT CATCAGAATGAAGTCGACCGAAGCCTCTGGGGCGAGATTGAGCACgtcgaagaag AATCCGAAGAGGAGtctgaagaggaggaagaagaggaggaggaggaggaagccgAAAAGCCTGCCGCCAACGTCCCTGCTGATGGCTTGGAGACCCCCTCGGGTTTGGCAACGCCTTCGGGTTACCACTCTGTCGTGTCTACAGTACCTGGCGGTCTTGAAACTCCCGATTTCATGGACCTTAGAAAGAATACCAAAGCCCAGGCGGAGGATGTTCCATCTGGACCAAAGGAGTTGTACCAGGTTATCCCCGAAAGGGAAACCACCTCTCGGGGCCTTATGGGAAGTTCGACAGCTTATGATATCGGTGCTGTGGGCAAGGGTAGTGGACTTGCAGTGTTGGGCGGCGAAGATAGCGGCCGAAAG CGTAAAGCAGGAGACGTTGATATTTCTGTCGACACCGATGAAGAGCTCACACAGGAGCAACTTCGGGCCAAGTACGAAGCTTCTAGAGCTCAGCAAAACCGAGTCTACGTCCCCGGGGCCGACGCCGATAGAAGCGGTTTCGAAGATGTTATGTCTGgtgagatgaagaaaagggcgaggaaggatgataaaaggggaaaagagaaggccGAAAAGTTCAAGTTTTAA
- a CDS encoding adenylosuccinate lyase, translating to MDSYQTPLSSRYASKEMSKLFSSGARFGTWRKLWLNLAIAEKELGLAISDAAIEQMKANLELDEAQMKVAAEEEKKRRHDVMAHVHTFGTVAPEAAGIIHLGATSCYVTDNADLIFLRDGLDILLPKLATVISRLANFAKQYRDLPTLGFTHFQPAQLTTVGKRATLWIQELLWDLRNLQRARDDLGFRGVKGTTGTQASFLALFDGDHAKVEALDKRVTELFGFPYAYPVTGQTYSRKIDADVLGPLSSFGATVHKIATDIRLLANLKEIEEPFEKDQIGSSAMAYKRNPMRCERACSLARHLMAIYQNTLMTSSVQWLERTLDDSANRRVTIPEAFLTADILLTTLQNISEGLVVYPRVIGRRISQELPFMATENIIMAIVKAGGDRQECHEKIRVLSHQAGAVVKEEGGENDLIDRVKNDEYFKPIWGQLDALLDPRTFVGRAPEQVDGFLKEWVEPALKPYEEALKNVKTAELSV from the exons ATGGATAGCTACCAAACTCCCCTTTCTTC CCGATATGCCTCCAAGGAGATGTCCAAACTTTTCTCCTCTGGA GCTCGCTTCGGAACTTGGCGAAAGCTATGGCTTAACCTTGCCATTGCCGAGAAG GAGCTTGGTCTTGCCATCTCCGATGCTGCCATCGAGCAAATGAAAGCCAACCTTGAGCTCGATGAGGCTCAGATGAAGGTTGCagctgaggaagagaagaagaggaggc ACGACGTTATGGCTCATGTCCACACCTTCGGTACTGTGGCCCCAGAGGCTGCCGGCATCATCCA CTTGGGTGCCACTTCTTGTTATGTCACTGA CAATGCGgacctcatcttcctccgagACGGTCTCGACATTCTCCTTCCAAAGCTTGCTACAGTGATTTCCCGTCTTGCCAATTTCGCTAAGCAGTACCGAGATCTTCCTACTCTTGGTTTCACCCACTTCCAGCCCGCTCAGCTTACCACTGTCGGCAAGCGAGCCACCCTTTGGATTCAAGAGCTTTTGTGGGACTTGCGTAACCTTCAGCGCGCTAGAGACGACTTGGGTTTCCGAGGCGTCAAGGGAACTACCGGCACCCaagcctccttcttggctttGTTCGACGGTGACCACGCTAAG GTTGAGGCCCTTGACAAGCGAGTGACTGAGCTTTTCGGCTTCCCTTACGCCTACCCCGTCACCGGTCAGACTTACTCCCGAAAGATCGACGCCGATGTCCTTGGCCCTCTTTCCAGCTTTGGTGCAACTGTGCACAAGATCGCCACTGACA TTCGATTGCTCGCGAActtgaaggagattgaagagcCTTTCGAAAAGGACCAAATTGGCAGCTCTGCTATGGCCTATAAG CGAAACCCTATGCGATGTGAACGAGCGTGTTCTCTTGCTCGACACCTTATGGCCATCTACCAAAATACTCTCATGACCTCTTCCGTCCAATGGCTTGAACGTACTTTGGATGACAG TGCCAATAGGCGTGTCACCATTCCCGAGGCTTTCCTCACCGCCGACATCCTCCTCACTACTTTGCAGAATATCTCTGAGGGCCTCGTTGTCTACCCCCGAGTCATTGGTCGTCGAATCTCTCAGGAGCTCCCTTTCATGGCCACCgaaaacatcatcatggCTATTGTTAAGGCCGGTGGCGATAGGCAAGAGTGTCATGAAAAAATCCGAGTCCTTTCCCATCAGGCTGGTGCTGTtgtcaaggaggaaggcggAGAAAATGATCTTATTGACAGAGTCAAGAACGATGAATACTTCAAGCCCATTTGGGGCCAGTTGGATGCCCTCCTTGACCCCAGAACTTTTGTTGGAAGGGCCCCTGAACAGGTGGATGGCTTCCTCAAGGAGTGGGTTGAACCCGCTCTCAAACCTTACGAGGAGGCTTTGAAGAACGTCAAGACTGCCGAGTTGTCGGTGTAA